The DNA region GTAGCCTCGAAGGTCGATCCCGGGCTTCTCGATGTCGCTACCGAAGCAGAGGCCGACCCCTAAATGGATCTGGGCAAACGCAACATTAGCCCAGACTATGAAGGTAACGACGGCAAGTGAGAACACGAGCTTCATAGGGGCTTCCTCCAAGGAGTAGTACCAACTCTTGGTATGCACCACGGCGGCTATGGACGTACGATGGACTGCCGCTGATGTGCAAAGAAGCTTTTGATCGCGTCTGCGACGTAGCGGAGCTGTTCTTCGGTCAACTCCGGATACAGGGGTAAAGAGAGCAACTCTTGTTGGTATTGCCAAGCGATAGGGAAATCCTCAGGGCGATGCCTGAAGTGCTGGTATGCCGGCACGAAGGGAAGAGCTCGGGGATAGTGGAGCTGGGTTTGGATTCCACGCTCAGCGAGGAATTTCTGCAGTTCGTCTCGTCGAAGAGTACGGACGACGAAGAGATGGAAGACATGGGTGCAGTTGGGGCGGATACGCGGTAGAGCTAGCTCTTCAACGTCTGCCAGGAGTTCGGCGTAGCGCTGCGCACGCTCAGCACGCTGCTGGTTCCAGTGGTGAATGTATCGGAGCTTGACGGAAAGGATCGCCGCTTGGAGACCATCTAAGCGGCTGTTGATGCCCTCGATCTCATGCTCGTGCTTCGTCAATGAGCCATGATTAGCGAAAATGCGGACAAAGTAGGCAAGAGCATCGTCGTCTGTCAAGAGCGCTCCGCCATCTCCGAAGGCTCCTAAGTTCTTGCTGGGGTAGAAGCTAAAGGCTGCTAGTGCCCCAAAGGTTCCCACCAGACGCTCACGGTAGCGAGCGAAATG from Candidatus Kapaibacterium sp. includes:
- a CDS encoding DegT/DnrJ/EryC1/StrS family aminotransferase; protein product: MHVQVPFVDLPAQYARIKAEIDAAIAQVLADAAFIRGKYVEEFERAYAEAHGVRHCIGVGNGTDALHIGLRALRIGPGDEVLVPALTWISTAEAVSLTGARPVFVDIEPEYYTIDPRHAEAKITERTKAIIPVHLYGQPADMDPLLELAQRHGLSILEDCAQAHFARYRERLVGTFGALAAFSFYPSKNLGAFGDGGALLTDDDALAYFVRIFANHGSLTKHEHEIEGINSRLDGLQAAILSVKLRYIHHWNQQRAERAQRYAELLADVEELALPRIRPNCTHVFHLFVVRTLRRDELQKFLAERGIQTQLHYPRALPFVPAYQHFRHRPEDFPIAWQYQQELLSLPLYPELTEEQLRYVADAIKSFFAHQRQSIVRP